From Rutidosis leptorrhynchoides isolate AG116_Rl617_1_P2 chromosome 3, CSIRO_AGI_Rlap_v1, whole genome shotgun sequence, a single genomic window includes:
- the LOC139901196 gene encoding TGACG-sequence-specific DNA-binding protein TGA-2.1-like, whose protein sequence is MVPSSFLGDFPGSKNAQELMPADKTIIFPACTETDSINFSELYKSLFNVHNNLISHLRTAMLSNQTDTELHPIILTVFDHIKKMCMMWLGGFRPSDIVNLLVVHLELTSEQKKHFISLKTSTLNQETNLSMRVTEIQSSLSKVFIRESFVQTGDESYYNKYTSQMHFSIRKLHVMEDIMLQSQRLLDEIYRCLITKQFAMPLLAFNDYLNRITALSFLWISRQKY, encoded by the exons AG GAACTGATGCCAGCCGATAAAACAATCATTTTTCCAGCGTGTACTGAAACCG ATTCTATAAATTTCAGTGAACTATACAAGTCAttgtttaatgttcataataatcttATATCTCACCTGCGTACTGCAATGCTCAGCAATCAAACAGATACAGAGTTGCATCCTATTATATTAACCGTTTTCGATCACATCAAGA AGATGTGCATGATGTGGTTAGGTGGTTTTCGCCCATCTGACATTGTTAAC TTGCTTGTTGTTCACCTAGAATTAACATCAGAACAAAAGAAGCATTTTATAAGCTTGAAGACCTCCACGTTAAATCAAGAGACTAATTTATCAATGCGTGTGACTGAAATTCAATCAAGTTTGTCAAAGGTTTTCATTCGAGAATCATTCGTTCAAACAGGTGACGAGTCGTACTATAACAAGTACACGAGTCAGATGCATTTCTCAATACGAAAGTTGCACGTAATGGAAGATATAATGTTGCAA TCTCAGCGTTTACTTGACGAAATTTATCGTTGCCTAATAACCAAACAGTTTGCAATGCCTTTGTTAGCTTTCAACGACTACTTGAATCGAATAACTGCATTAAGTTTTCTATGGATTTCTCGTCAAAAGTACTGA